From a single Silene latifolia isolate original U9 population chromosome 6, ASM4854445v1, whole genome shotgun sequence genomic region:
- the LOC141587715 gene encoding endoribonuclease Dicer homolog 3-like — protein MDVTPIENLLNMSNSELPGAGTTKRKELHGMVPVRALSGKWRDKLHGAVLHSYRIDFSCDSENFSSFLLLTESNLDHDVANAKMDLYLLDRTAISSVSPSGEVHLDSDQIKRGMRFHELLFNGLFGKLFLGSKAEGTPREFLLQKDSAWLWSTDTSYLILPLESSDVEDHASWRINWKAVDSCVTVVEYMKSFCWLTAELSQRKTKSSCLDEYCASKNHVNLANCTFSMGNLKDTVVISIHTGRIYYVLDVLVDTSAHSPFEASRKPKYSTFADYFTKKYEIELLYPEQPLLLLKQTRNAFNLLSDSEATALRRKMLSDGTDQRPQNHVHMPPELVVSIDVPLSVLRAFYLIPSVMHRLECLMLAGQFREEIGLNIDKFNIPSLLLLEALTTQRCLEDFSSERLELLGDSVLKYSVSCHLFLTYPEKQEGKLSAHRQQAICNATLHYLGIKGGLQEYIRDSPFEPRRWVAPGQLSVHPTSCLHGIDSSKVPLDSKYQNIDEKLVLGKNCDKGHRWLVSKNIADCVEAVIGAYYVAGGLAASIHVMTWLGIEAKLDMGYVDKAVDVASDRPFAQKVDEITTLESKLGYDFSTKGLLIEAITHSTYENAGVKYCYERLEFLGDAVLDVLMTWHLYQNHKDIDPGELTDLRAASVNNENFAQVAVRRNLFLHLLHSSSLLAEQVTDYVNLITKAEGTKTLQGRQCPKALGDLVESIAGAILIDTKLQIDEVWRVVSPIVTPENLELVPFRELNELCDRRGYFFKEQCVNHNQVIFVELKLQLTDILLIGEGIARTRKAARGEASFHLLKDLEDRGISFAHVVGEKRKREPHDVTLCSLDGTITLDIVPHKKQKVAQVPIGGVPAISSVNAQKGGPRSSLYDLCKRLQWPMPSFETTGRQLITPIEVGEGANKKKGFNSYTSKISLCGCAYLTLV, from the coding sequence ATGGATGTCACGCCTATCGAAAATCTTCTGAATATGAGTAACAGTGAGTTGCCTGGTGCCGGAACTACAAAAAGGAAGGAGTTACATGGGATGGTTCCGGTACGTGCTTTATCGGGCAAGTGGAGAGATAAGCTTCATGGGGCTGTACTTCATTCCTACAGGATTGATTTCTCCTGTGATAGTGAAAACTTCTCTAGTTTTTTACTTTTGACTGAGTCAAACTTAGATCATGATGTTGCTAATGCCAAGATGGACCTTTATTTGCTCGATAGGACAGCAATATCGTCCGTTTCTCCATCGGGAGAAGTACACTTGGATTCAGACCAAATCAAGCGTGGAATGCGCTTTCATGAACTCCTCTTTAATGGATTATTCGGCAAGTTATTTCTAGGGTCTAAAGCAGAGGGTACACCAAGAGAATTTCTACTTCAAAAAGACAGTGCTTGGCTGTGGAGTACAGATACTTCATATTTGATCTTACCACTTGAGTCTTCGGATGTCGAAGATCATGCTTCTTGGAGAATTAACTGGAAGGCAGTTGACTCTTGTGTTACTGTGGTAGAATATATGAAGAGTTTTTGTTGGTTAACTGCTGAACTATCTCAAAGAAAAACTAAATCATCTTGTTTGGATGAATATTGCGCTAGTAAAAACCATGTCAATCTAGCAAATTGCACATTTTCTATGGGAAACTTGAAAGACACTGTTGTTATATCAATTCACACTGGAAGGATATACTATGTTCTTGACGTCTTGGTCGATACCTCTGCTCACAGCCCTTTTGAGGCATCTCGGAAGCCAAAGTATTCTACTTTTGCTGATTATTTTACCAAAAAGTATGAAATCGAGCTATTATACCCGGAACAACCACTGTTGCTTCTAAAGCAGACTCGTAACGCTTTTAATCTTCTGTCTGATAGTGAAGCTACTGCCTTGCGTCGAAAGATGTTGTCAGATGGTACTGACCAAAGGCCACAAAATCATGTTCATATGCCCCCTGAACTTGTAGTCAGTATAGATGTCCCTCTATCTGTTCTTAGAGCATTTTATTTAATACCGTCAGTAATGCACAGATTGGAATGTCTGATGTTGGCCGGCCAGTTCAGGGAAGAGATTGGCTTGAATATAGACAAATTTAATATTCCAAGTTTACTTCTTTTGGAAGCTCTTACAACTCAGAGATGCTTGGAAGATTTTTCGTCAGAGCGTTTAGAGTTACTCGGCGATTCAGTGCTGAAATATTCAGTGAGCTGTCATCTTTTTCTAACATATCCCGAAAAACAGGAAGGAAAGTTATCTGCTCATCGCCAGCAAGCTATTTGCAACGCTACCTTACATTATTTGGGAATTAAGGGAGGCCTACAAGAGTATATACGTGACAGCCCATTTGAACCTCGTCGTTGGGTGGCCCCTGGGCAGCTTTCTGTTCACCCCACTTCTTGTTTGCATGGTATTGACTCATCTAAAGTGCCCTTAGATAGCAAATACCAAAATATCGATGAAAAGCTTGTGCTTGGTAAGAATTGTGACAAGGGACATAGGTGGTTGGTCTCCAAAAATATAGCTGATTGTGTTGAGGCGGTTATTGGGGCGTACTATGTGGCTGGTGGATTAGCAGCGTCTATCCACGTGATGACATGGCTGGGAATTGAAGCTAAGTTGGACATGGGTTATGTTGATAAGGCTGTTGATGTGGCATCTGATCGGCCTTTTGCCCAAAAAGTTGATGAGATTACAACCCTAGAATCCAAACTTGGGTACGACTTTTCTACCAAAGGGCTGTTAATTGAAGCTATTACTCATTCCACATATGAAAATGCCGGGGTGAAATATTGTTATGAGAGGCTTGAGTTTCTTGGGGATGCCGTGCTTGATGTGCTGATGACATGGCATCTTTATCAAAACCATAAAGATATTGACCCGGGAGAATTGACCGATCTACGGGCAGCTTCTGTGAATAATGAGAATTTTGCTCAAGTTGCTGTGAGGCGAAACCTCTTCCTGCACCTTCTACACTCTTCTTCGTTACTTGCTGAACAAGTAACAGATTATGTGAATCTAATTACGAAGGCCGAGGGTACCAAAACACTGCAAGGAAGGCAGTGTCCCAAGGCTCTTGGTGACTTGGTGGAGAGTATTGCTGGAGCTATACTTATAGACACCAAGCTTCAAATCGACGAAGTTTGGAGAGTTGTCTCTCCTATTGTGACTCCTGAGAATCTTGAATTGGTACCGTTCCGAGAACTAAATGAATTATGTGATCGCCGTGGTTACTTTTTCAAAGAACAATGTGTCAATCACAATCAAGTAATATTTGTAGAGCTTAAATTACAACTGACTGACATTTTACTGATCGGAGAAGGAATTGCTAGAACTAGGAAGGCCGCTAGAGGAGAAGCTTCTTTTCATTTGTTAAAGGATCTAGAAGATCGAGGGATTTCATTTGCTCATGTTGTGGGAGAAAAGAGGAAAAGGGAACCACATGACGTTACGCTGTGTTCATTAGATGGGACGATCACATTGGATATTGTGCCTCACAAAAAGCAAAAGGTAGCTCAGGTTCCTATTGGAGGCGTTCCTGCCATTTCATCTGTTAACGCACAGAAAGGAGGGCCGAGGAGCTCACTGTATGATCTATGTAAAAGATTGCAGTGGCCAATGCCAAGTTTTGAGACTACAGGACGCCAGTTGATAACTCCAATTGAAGTTGGTGAGGGTGCAAACAAGAAGAAAGGGTTTAATAGTTATACGTCGAAAATATCCCTGTGCGGCTGTGCATACCTGACTTTGGTGTGA
- the LOC141586487 gene encoding uncharacterized protein LOC141586487, giving the protein MIMDLQDFILRARVLKLYRHALRTARRAPGTSRDELQQTIRQEMETNKGCQDKQQICYLVSEGFERVKRLDEMLDMQGF; this is encoded by the exons ATGATCATGGATTTACAGGACTTTATTCTTCGTGCAAGAGTGCTGAAGCTGTACAGACATGCATTAAGAACTGCAAGGCGAGCCCCTGGCACTTCTAGAG ATGAATTGCAGCAAACGATTAGGCAAGAAATGGAGACTAACAAGGGGTGTCAGGACAAACAGCAGATTTGTTACTTGGTAAGTGAAGGGTTCGAGAGAGTAAAACGTCTTGATGAGATGCTCGACATGCAAGGTTTCTGA
- the LOC141587717 gene encoding uncharacterized protein LOC141587717, protein MGKKKLLQQRLNIGFRDIIVRCRYVIGKFSGVGEVKTTKAGNSWMTIYLENIRKEKLACSVWNDYVGLVEAYVDGCNRSTETAIIVIRCVQRCQWEGEVRVTTTRYATRFYLNHAIPEVEAFIGELHNGEEPSESNVISYISSESDDMLSRYNLSTITEIKKCQKAGKYVTVATIYDVDLNVKWYYDNCKHCTTNALKNDEGRWVCKRAKCIGSTEGSDTSIPRYHVKFRVIGTDNEVSEFVIFETQITSFTKVSAANMVSALEQVIRGSPPKVQLGAKFKVIYSMSDDQDIVGRWATKYLDIKADWGNQGPDNYSYYLTGKLLKRPDNNSRVA, encoded by the exons ATGGGAAAGAAAAAACTTCTACAACAAAGACTAAACATTGGCTTTAGAGATATTATTGTTAGATGCAGAT ATGTCATTGGCAAATTTTCTGGAGTCGGAGAAGTCAAAACAACTAAGGCTGGAAATAGTTGGATGACTATATACCTTGAGAATATTCG GAAGGAAAAATTAGCATGCTCAGTATGGAACGACTACGTTGGTTTAGTAGAGGCTTATGTTGATGGATGTAATCGGTCCACTGAAACTGCCATCATCGTCATTCGTTGCGTTCAACGTTGTCAGTGGGAAG GGGAAGTTAGAGTGACAACTACAAGATACGCCACCCGCTTCTATCTCAACCATGCAATTCCAGAGGTGGAAGCGTTCATTGGAGA ACTACATAATGGTGAAGAACCAAGCGAATCGAATGTTATATCCTATATCTCGAGTGAGTCGGACGACATGCTATCAAGATATAATTTGAGTACAATCACAGAGATTAAGAAATGTCAAAag GCTGGGAAATATGTGACGGTTGCAACTATATATGATGTTGACTTGAATGTCAAGTGGTACTACGATAACTGCAAGCATTGCACAACAAATGCTCTCAAGAATGATGAAGGTAGGTGGGTTTGCAAGAGGGCAAAATGCATTGGTAGTACGGAAGGGTCTGACACTAGCATACCAAG GTATCATGTGAAGTTTCGTGTCATTGGTACAGATAATGAGGTCTCGGAATTTGTCATCTTTGAAACGCAAATCACAAGTTTCACCAAAGTATCGGCAGCAAACATGGTCTCTGCACTTGAACAGGTTATCC GTGGAAGTCCACCCAAAGTACAACTTGGAGCAAAATTCAAAGTCATATACAGTATGAGTGATGATCAGGATATAGTGGGCCGCTGGGCAACTAAGTACTTGGATATTAAG gctgattggggcaaccagGGTCCGGACAATTACAGTTATTATTTGACAGGAAAGCTGCTAAAGAGGCCTGATAACAATAGTAGAGTAGCCTGA